A genomic region of Populus nigra chromosome 11, ddPopNigr1.1, whole genome shotgun sequence contains the following coding sequences:
- the LOC133668008 gene encoding multiple C2 domain and transmembrane region protein 6-like, producing MAKLVVEVHDACDLMPKDGQGSASPFVEVHYDEQRQRTQTKPRELNPIWNEKFSFNVNNPRDLPSKTIEVVVYNDRKGGHHKNFLGHVRISGNSVPLLSDSEAIDLQRYPLEKRGLFSHIKGDIALKIYAVHDGNHYPPPPTNADNFETEATPLFQEINTNKLQAEDSIDDHEKKNKKKRKDKEVRTFHSIGTATGGPAAAAPPLVSSGFGFETHVMKEKAPTVETRTDFARAGPPTAMHMHMPKQNPEFLLVETSPPVAARMRYRGGDKMACTYDLVEQMRYLYVSVVKAKDLPAMDVTGSLDPYVEVKLGNYNGRTKYLEKNQSPVWKQIFAFSKDRLQSNLLEVTVKDKDFVTKDDFVGRVYFDLSEVPLRVPPDSPLAPQWYRLEDKRGIKTRGEIMLAVWMGTQADESFPEAWHSDAHDISHTNLATTRSKVYFSPKLYYLRVQIIEAQDLIPSDKGRVLEVSVKVKLGNQGRVTRPLQTRTINPIWNDELMFVASEPFEDFIIVSVEDRIGPGKDEILGRVILSVRDIPARLETHKFPDPRWFNLSKPSLAQEEGEKKKEKFSSKILLRLCLDAGYHVLDESTHFSSDLQPSSKHLRKPRIGILELGILSARNLLPMKGKDGRTTDAYCAAKYGNKWVRTRTILNTLNPRWNEQYTWEVYDPCTVITLGVFDNCHINGSKDDSRDQRIGKVRIRLSTLETDRIYTHYYPLLVLTPSGLRKHGELHLALRFTCTAWVNMVTQYGKPLLPKMHYVQPISVKHIDWLRHQAMQIVAERLSRAEPPLRREVVEYMLDVDYHMWSLRRSKANFLRIMSLLSGITAACKWYNDICNWRNPITTCLVHVLLFILVCYPELILPTIFLYLFVIGLWNYRFRPRHPPHMDTRLSQADNAHPDELDEEFDSFPASRPPSDIVRMRYDRLRSVAGRVQTVVGDLASQGERAQALLSWRDPRATAIFILFSLIWAVLIYVTPFQVVAVLVGLYLLRHPRFRSKMPAVPVNFFKRLPSKTDILL from the coding sequence ATGGCCAAACTAGTAGTAGAAGTTCATGATGCATGCGACCTTATGCCCAAAGATGGCCAAGGTTCAGCCAGTCCTTTTGTGGAAGTACACTATGATGAACAAAGACAAAGGACTCAAACCAAGCCTAGAGAACTTAACCCTATTTGGAATGAGAAGTTTTCTTTCAATGTAAACAATCCAAGAGATCTTCCCAGCAAGACCATTGAAGTTGTTGTGTACAATGATCGAAAAGGCGGTCACCACAAGAACTTTCTTGGCCATGTTAGAATCTCTGGAAATTCTGTGCCTTTATTATCCGACTCCGAGGCCATTGATCTTCAGAGATACCCTCTTGAGAAACGTGGCCTTTTCTCGCATATCAAAGGTGATATAGCACTCAAGATTTATGCAGTCCATGATGGTAACCActatcctcctcctccaacaaATGCTGACAATTTTGAAACTGAAGCAACTCCATTATTCCAAGAAATCAACACCAACAAGCTTCAAGCAGAAGATTCCATTGATGATCatgagaagaagaataagaagaaaaggaaggataAAGAAGTTAGGACTTTTCATTCTATAGGGACTGCAACTGGAGGTCCTGCCGCTGCCGCTCCACCTCTTGTATCTTCGGGGTTCGGGTTTGAGACTCATGTTATGAAAGAAAAGGCTCCTACAGTTGAGACAAGAACTGATTTTGCTCGAGCTGGGCCACCTACTGCAATGCATATGCATATGCCAAAGCAGAATCCGGAATTCTTGTTGGTAGAGACCAGTCCACCGGTTGCTGCCCGTATGCGATACAGAGGTGGGGACAAGATGGCATGCACTTATGATTTGGTGGAGCAGATGCGTTACTTGTATGTGAGTGTGGTTAAGGCCAAAGATCTTCCTGCTATGGATGTTACTGGGAGTCTTGATCCATATGTTGAAGTCAAGCTTGGGAACTATAATGGCAGGACTAAATACTTGGAGAAGAACCAAAGCCCGGTTTGGAAGCAAATTTTTGCATTCTCAAAGGATAGATTGCAGTCCAATTTACTTGAAGTTACGGTGAAGGATAAGGATTTTGTCACCAAGGATGATTTTGTGGGCAGAGTGTATTTTGATTTATCTGAAGTCCCTCTTCGCGTGCCCCCAGATAGTCCATTGGCTCCTCAGTGGTACAGATTGGAGGACAAGAGGGGGATAAAGACAAGAGGAGAGATTATGCTTGCAGTTTGGATGGGAACACAGGCTGATGAGTCATTTCCTGAAGCATGGCATAGTGATGCTCATGACATTAGTCATACAAACCTTGCCACCACCCGATCGAAGGTATACTTTTCACCGAAGCTGTATTACCTTAGAGTTCAAATCATTGAAGCTCAAGATCTTATCCCCTCCGATAAGGGTCGCGTGCTGGAAGTGTCCGTAAAAGTTAAACTTGGTAATCAGGGAAGGGTCACTAGGCCTTTGCAGACGCGAACCATCAATCCAATTTGGAATGATGAGCTTATGTTTGTTGCATCTGAGCCTTTTGAGGATTTCATAATTGTGTCTGTTGAGGACAGGATAGGACCAGGCAAGGATGAGATACTTGGAAGGGTGATTTTATCAGTTAGGGATATCCCAGCAAGACTTGAGACTCACAAGTTCCCGGATCCTCGCTGGTTTAATCTCTCCAAGCCTTCGTTGGCACAAGAGGAAggtgagaagaagaaagagaaattcTCAAGCAAGATCCTGCTCCGTCTCTGTTTAGATGCAGGGTATCATGTTCTTGACGAGTCTACACATTTTAGCAGTGATCTACAACCATCATCCAAGCACCTTAGGAAGCCACGTATTGGTATCCTTGAACTTGGGATTCTTAGTGCACGAAATTTGCTACCAATGAAGGGGAAGGATGGTAGGACCACTGATGCATATTGTGCGGCGAAGTATGGCAACAAATGGGTTCGAACCAGAACAATTCTCAATACTCTGAATCCTCGTTGGAATGAACAGTATACTTGGGAAGTTTATGATCCTTGCACTGTGATCACCCTTGGTGTCTTTGACAATTGCCATATTAATGGAAGCAAAGATGATTCAAGAGATCAGAGAATTGGGAAGGTAAGGATTCGGCTATCAACATTGGAAACTGATCGAATATATACACATTACTACCCGTTGCTAGTTCTTACCCCCTCTGGATTAAGGAAGCATGGGGAACTTCACTTGGCATTGAGGTTTACATGCACAGCTTGGGTTAATATGGTGACTCAATATGGCAAGCCATTGCTTCCCAAAATGCATTATGTCCAACCAATTTCTGTTAAGCACATTGATTGGCTTCGCCACCAGGCAATGCAGATAGTGGCAGAAAGGCTATCAAGAGCTGAGCCACCTCTTAGGCGTGAGGTTGTGGAGTACATGTTGGATGTCGATTATCATATGTGGAGCTTGAGGAGAAGCAAAGCTAATTTTCTTCGCATAATGTCGCTGCTTTCAGGGATCACCGCTGCCTGTAAATGGTACAATGACATTTGCAACTGGAGAAATCCAATAACAACATGTCTCGTGCACGTTCTGTTATTTATTCTGGTTTGTTATCCAGAGTTGATACTGCCCACAATTTTCCTCTATCTGTTTGTGATTGGGTTATGGAATTATCGGTTCAGGCCAAGGCACCCACCACACATGGATACTAGGCTTTCACAGGCAGACAATGCGCATCCAGATGAACTTGATGAGGAATTTGATTCATTCCCAGCATCCCGGCCACCATCAGATATTGTGAGGATGAGATATGATAGGCTGAGAAGTGTTGCAGGTAGGGTGCAGACAGTGGTTGGAGATTTGGCAAGCCAGGGGGAAAGAGCTCAGGCACTACTCAGTTGGAGGGACCCAAGGGCGACGGCAATCTTTATCCTCTTTTCATTAATCTGGGCTGTGTTGATTTATGTCACTCCATTCCAGGTAGTGGCAGTGCTGGTTGGACTCTACTTGCTTCGACATCCCAGGTTCAGGAGCAAGATGCCCGCTGTGCCTGTCAACTTCTTCAAGAGATTACCGTCCAAAACAGATATATTACTATGA
- the LOC133667845 gene encoding transcription factor bHLH81-like, whose protein sequence is MQPTPAGSSNTSAGGGSAGGRGGGGIARFRSAPATWIEALLGEEEEDPLKQSQNLTQLLTSNTPSSTDSVPFNASSAAVEPGLFEPVCGFQRQNSSPTDFLQSSGIGSDQGYFSSYGNASNYEYMTRNMDVSPSDERAREVELQNPSARFPLPPSKGEQTGPLRASSLIEMEMDKLLEDSVPCRVRAKRGCATHPRSIAERVRRTRISDRIRKLQELVPNMDKQTNTADMLDEALEYVKFLQRQIQELTEQRRKCKCIAKE, encoded by the exons ATGCAACCAACACCTGCCGGAAGCAGCAACACTAGTGCTGGTGGCGGTAGCGCTGGTGGCCGTGGAGGTGGAGGGATTGCTAGGTTTCGTTCAGCACCAGCCACATGGATAGAAGCACttcttggagaagaagaagaggaccCATTAAAGCAAAGTCAGAACTTGACTCAGTTACTTACTTCAAACACACCTTCAAGTACAGATTCAGTGCCTTTTAATGCTTCCAGTGCTGCTGTTGAACCGGGTTTGTTTGAACCGGTTTGTGGTTTTCAAAGGCAAAATAGCTCTCCAACTGATTTTCTTCAGAGTTCCGGGATCGGAAGTGATCAAGGGTATTTTTCTAGTTACGGAAATGCTTCAAATTATGAGTACATGACGCGAAATATGGATGTTTCGCCTTCTGATGAAAGAGCTAGAGAGGTTGAGTTGCAAAACCCTTCTGCAAGATTCCCACTTCCTCCGTCG AAAGGAGAGCAAACTGGGCCTTTAAGGGCATCTAGTTTGATAGAAATGGAGATGGACAAGCTTTTGGAGGATTCAGTGCCTTGCAGGGTTCGTGCGAAGCGTGGCTGTGCTACTCATCCTCGAAGTATTGCAGAGAGG GTTCGGAGAACTCGAATCAGTGACCGCATAAGGAAACTTCAGGAACTTGTTCCAAATATGGATAAG CAAACAAACACTGCTGATATGTTAGATGAGGCATTAGAGTATGTTAAGTTTCTTCAAAGGCAGATTCAG GAACTCACGGAACAGCGAAGAAAATGCAAATGCATAGCTAAAGAATAA
- the LOC133668337 gene encoding uncharacterized protein LOC133668337, producing the protein MPFTYKDPHSRDNPPPLPKPKIPPPPPPPPPPIHRHDFRRRHHHHHDNQNPTMFSPPYRLMLATSTWLRTRRSRRVLLLLFSPILLPFLCATLPILWAAELCVSLCHRGRRKKDEDGGDRLRRCEEGFCDCECEEEEEEEVGLLQRYLEDQLRLVGSVYECGDEFDHHNDGDDQAHHDHNLNTPLLG; encoded by the coding sequence ATGCCCTTCACGTATAAAGATCCCCACTCACGTGACAACCCTCCCCCTCTTCCAAAACCCAAgattccaccaccaccaccaccaccaccaccaccaattcACCGCCATGATTTCCGCCGCcgccatcaccaccaccacgaCAATCAAAACCCCACCATGTTTTCCCCGCCTTACCGGCTCATGCTAGCCACCAGCACCTGGCTCCGAACCCGAAGGAGCCGCCGTGTCTTGCTCCTCCTCTTCTCACCGATCCTCCTTCCCTTTCTTTGCGCCACCTTGCCTATCCTCTGGGCCGCCGAGCTATGCGTCAGCCTCTGCCACCGTGGCCGGAGGAAGAAAGATGAAGACGGAGGCGATCGGTTGCGGCGGTGTGAAGAGGGGTTTTGTGACTGCGAATgtgaagaggaagaggaggaagaagttGGGTTATTGCAAAGGTATTTAGAAGATCAGTTACGGCTTGTTGGATCCGTTTATGAGTGTGGTGATGAGTTTGATCATCACAATGATGGCGATGATCAAGCTCATCATGATCATAATCTTAATACTCCTCTTCTGGGTTAA